From the Roseibium sp. HPY-6 genome, one window contains:
- a CDS encoding alpha/beta family hydrolase — protein sequence MNDFLWTQPGTTPVATLLLAHGAGAPMDSTFMEKLANALCEHGVAVARFEFAYMAGRRTGGSKRPPPRAEKLIAEFQTALQALLPVTGGPILLGGKSMGGRVAAMLGGGGSLPSRVGGVCCYGYPFHPTGKPDAAWRMAPLEETKRPVLILQGDRDPFGSKPELDEISLPGHVSLAYLEDGNHDFGPRGKSPATLDGNIDIAARTTATFAASL from the coding sequence ATGAACGACTTTCTCTGGACACAACCCGGCACCACACCTGTTGCCACGCTTTTGTTGGCTCACGGCGCCGGCGCACCAATGGATTCCACATTCATGGAAAAGCTCGCAAACGCGCTTTGTGAACACGGCGTTGCCGTGGCACGGTTCGAGTTTGCTTATATGGCCGGACGGCGGACTGGCGGCAGCAAGCGACCGCCCCCGCGCGCGGAAAAGCTGATCGCTGAGTTCCAAACTGCTCTGCAGGCATTGTTACCCGTGACCGGTGGCCCGATCCTTCTGGGCGGCAAGTCCATGGGCGGGCGCGTTGCGGCTATGCTGGGCGGCGGGGGATCCCTGCCCTCGCGGGTCGGCGGTGTCTGCTGTTACGGTTATCCGTTCCACCCCACCGGCAAACCGGATGCAGCCTGGAGGATGGCGCCACTGGAAGAAACCAAGCGACCGGTTCTCATCCTGCAGGGCGACAGGGATCCGTTTGGCTCAAAACCCGAGCTCGACGAGATATCGCTGCCGGGCCACGTTTCGCTCGCCTATCTTGAAGACGGAAATCACGATTTCGGTCCGCGCGGTAAATCTCCTGCTACGCTCGACGGAAACATCGATATCGCGGCCCGGACGACGGCTACGTTCGCCGCATCGCTTTGA